A single region of the Anser cygnoides isolate HZ-2024a breed goose chromosome W, Taihu_goose_T2T_genome, whole genome shotgun sequence genome encodes:
- the LOC136788631 gene encoding LOW QUALITY PROTEIN: metastasis-associated protein MTA2-like (The sequence of the model RefSeq protein was modified relative to this genomic sequence to represent the inferred CDS: inserted 1 base in 1 codon; deleted 2 bases in 2 codons), translating into MAANMYRVGDYVYFENSSSNPYLVRRIEELNKTANGNVEAKVVCLFRRRDISSSLNSLADSNAREFEEESKQPPMTEQQRHQLKHRELFLSRQFESLPATHIRGKCSVTLLNETDILGQYLEKEDCFFYSLVFDPVQKTLLADQGEIRVGCKYQAEXPDRLAEGESDNRNQQKMEMKVWDPDNPLTDRQIDQFLVVARAVGTFARALDCSSSIRQPSLHMSAAAASRDITLFHAMDTLQRNGYDLAKAMSTLVPQGGPVLCRDEMEEWSASEAMLFEEALEKYGKDFNDIRQDFLPWKSLASIVQFYYMWKTTDRYIQQKRLKAAEADSKLKQVYIPTYTKPNPNQIISVGSKPGMNGAGFQKGLTCESCHTTQSAQWYAWGPPNMQCRLCASCWIYWKKYGGLKTPTQLEGAARSASEPHSRGHLSRPEAQSLSPYTTSASRAKLLAKNRQTFLLQTTRLTRLARRLCRDVLQPRRAARRPYAPINANAIKAECSIRLPKAAKAPLKIHPLARLPLAAIVKELAAQAPLKPKTPRGTKTPINRNQLSQSRGLAGLVGKRGYEGAAEGHRPPRVGASGVPFSANGRPLAGGLRAGPPPASKRQKLNPADAPNPVVFVATKDTRALRKALTHLELRRAARRPNLPLKVKLGLPLRPGGALAPPAPPHPASTSEPIVLED; encoded by the exons ATGGCGGCCAACATGTACCGCGTCGGCg actaCGTCTACTTCGAGAACTCCTCCAGCAACCCCTACCTCGTCCGCCGCATCGAGGAGCTCAACAAg actgCCAACGGCAATGTGGAGGCCAAGGTGGTGTGCCTCTTCCGCCGCCGCGACATCTCCAGCAGCCTCAACAGCTTGGCCGACAGCAACGCCC gcgaGTTCGAGGAGGAGTCGAAGCAGCCCCCCATGACGGAGCAGCAGCGGCACCAGCTGAAGCACCGCGAGCTCTTCCTCTCCCGCCAGTTCGAGTCGCTGCCGGCCACCCACATACG GGGGAAGTGCAGCGTGACGCTGCTCAACGAGACCGACATCCTGGGCCAGTACCTGGAGAAGGAG gactgTTTTTTCTACTCGCTGGTTTTCGACCCCGTCCAGAAAACCCTCCTGGCCGACCAGGGCGAGATCCGGGTGGGCTGCAAGTACCAAGCGG ATCCCGACCGGCTGGCCGAAG GCGAGTCGGACAACAGGAACCAGCAGAAGATGGAGATGAAGGTGTGGGACCCCGACAACCCCCTGACGGACCGGCAGATCGACCAGTTCCTGGTGGTGGCGCG GGCCGTCGGGACCTTCGCCCGTGCCCTGGactgcagcagctccatccGGCAGCCCAGCCTGCACATGAGCGCGGCCGCGGCCTCGCGGGACATCACGCTG tTCCACGCCATGGACACGCTGCAGCGCAACGGCTACGACCTGGCCAAGGCCATGTCGACGCTGGTGCCGCAG GGGGGGCCGGTGCTGTGCCGCGACGAGATGGAGGAGTGGTCGGCCTCCGAGGCCATGCTCTTCGAGGAGGCGCTCGAGAAGTACGGCAAGGACTTCAACGACATCCGGCAGGACTTC CTGCCGTGGAAATCCTTGGCCAGCATCGTGCAGTTCTACTACATGTGGAAGACCACCGACCGCTACATCCAGCAG AAGAGGCTGAAGGCGGCGGAGGCGGACAGCAAACTGAAGCAAGTGTACATCCCCACCTA cacgaAGCCGAACCCCAACCAGATCATCTCGGTGGGCTCCAAACCCGGCATGAACGGGGCCGGCTTCCAGAAGGGGCTGACCTGCGAGAGCTGCCACA ccacccagTCGGCCCAGTGGTACGCCTGGGGCCCCCCCAACATGCAGTGCCGCCTCTGCGCCTCGTGCTGGATCTACTGGAAGAAGTACGGGGGGCTGAAGACCCCGACGCAGCTGGAG GGGGCGGCGCGCAGCGCTTCG gagcctcACTCCCGCGGGCACCTGTCTCGCCCCGAGGCGCAGAGCCTCTCGCCCTACACCACGAGCGCCAGCCGGGCCAAGCTGCTGGCCAAGAACCGGCAGACATTCCTGCTGCAGACCACCCGCCTCACCCGCCTGGCGCGCCGCCTCTGCCGCGACGTCCTGcagccgcgccgcgccgcccgccgcccctaCGCCCCCATCAACGCCAACGCCATCAAGGCCGAGT GCTCCATCCGGCTCCCCAAGGCCGCCAAGGCGCCCCTCAAGATCCACCCGCTGGCGCGGCTGCCCCTCGCCGCCATCGTCAAGGAGCTGG cGGCGCAGGCCCCCCTGAAGCCGAAGACGCCGCGGGGCACCAAGACCCCCATCAACCGCAACCAGCTGAGCCAGAgccgggggctggcggggctCGTGGGCAAGCGGGGCTACGAGGGGGCCGCCGAGGGCCACCGCCCCCCCCGG gtAGGGGCCTCGGGGGTCCCCTTCTCGGCCAATGGGCGGCCCCtggcgggggggctgcgggctgggcccccccccgccagcaAGCGCCAGAAGCTGAACCCCGCCGACGCCCCGAACCCCGTCGTCTTCGTGGCCACCAAGGACACCAg ggCCCTGCGGAAGGCGCTGACCCACCTGGAGCTGCGCCGTGCCGCCCGCCGCCCCAACCTGCCCCTCAAGGtgaagctggggctgcccctgcggcccgggggggccctggCGCCTCCcgcgcccccccaccccgccagCACCTCGGAGCCGATCGTCCTCGAGGactga